GATTTTTTGTCCAAAAAACGAAGACGCGAGCTTTTGAAAAGGAGACATACTGTTTTGTTTTATTAAAAGGATTTACCCAAGCAGCATGACCGATATTTAGGCGATGAAAAAACCACTTCCAATGAAATGCTGGAAGGTCGGTAGCTCTGCTGGCCGAAATAATTACTGGGGCGATCGCTGAAACAGTTTGCCCGTTATCTGAAGTTATTTGAATTCGGTCCCATCCTTTAAATGCCATTGGATAATCTCCATATTTTTGTATAAATAATCCTTTTCTTACTTATGATTATTGGCAATTGTTTAAATACCATAAGCTTTCAAAAACAATACAACGCTATGTATTAACGACGAGCTCTAATCTGGTAAAATTAAGAAACATAAGAATCAATATTTTAGTGGGAACGGAATTTGTATTGCGAAAATATTTTAAGTTTTGTTAAAGGTTGACATAAATTGCTGACACATCTAAATAATTCGATATATCAACACATTAAAATAGATCCCAATACTTACCCAAGAAGGGGAAAATGGCATCCTATTACTTGGGCATAGATGTTCAAATCCGCCGACACTGTAGCTATGCAGTAATAGACGATCAGGGGACCCTCACTGAGTCTGGTTGGTTCTCAGATGATCCTCTGAATGATGCTGTGAGTCTCGTCAAATGGATAGTATTACGCAGGCCTGTCCAGATCGGCATCGATGCACCAAGAATGCCACTTGAAACAAAACGCATTTGGTTTTGGAACGGCAATCAGCGGAGATGGAATCAAAGCAATAACCGAATTGGAAATGGCCGGCATTGTGAAATTGTGCTTTCCGCCCATCGTATCGCAAATCCTCAATGGACCCCGATCAAAATACAGGCTCCTGCATGGATGAAATTGGGCTTTCGTCTCTATGAGACTTTAGAGGGTCAGGCCAGAATACATGAAGTATTCCCCAGCGCTTCCTATACCCTTCTTTCCGGTGTCAGGGATGTTAGGGTCGACATCGATTTTTCGGCATGCAGGCCTGGCCCCAAGGATATGCTGGATGCCTGGGTTGCAGCGGCCACCGTCAGGGAGTTTGTAGAGGGTCGAGGTGTTGAGGTTGGGGATGGAGATGGATTGGGAACGATAATATTGCCAAGGCCAATACCTGGTCCAGTGATTAAGGAGGTCCTTAAATGGCCAGAAAACTGAACCATCTCAACTCACACTGATGCCAGGGAGATACAATGAACAAACTCGAACTGATCCAGGCCCTGAAGGATGCCCAGAACCTGACCAAGCCCGAAGCAACCAAATGTGTCGACATATTTTTCGGTGAAATGGCCAAAGCGCTTGAAAAAGGTGACCGGGTTGAAATTCGGGGATTGTGCTCGTTTCACATCAAAACATATGATTCATATGCCGGGCGCAATCCAAGATCGGGTGAGAAGGTCGTCGTTAAACCAAAGAAGCTGCCGTTTTTTAAAGTGGGAACGGAGTTGAAGAAGCGGGTGGATCGATAATTGCTTTGAATTAACAAAAGGGCACATCCTTGAATCTGCATCGAGACCTTGCATTGATCTGATTTTGATCCTGAAGAGGTGGCAATATGGAATCGAAACCGTCCTACGCAGAATTAGGGCAAAGGGTCAAAGAGCTGGAAAATGAACTTCAAACCAAAGAACAATTCTTCAACAATATCCTGAACAACATTCCCGATCTTATTTTTGTCAAAGATGCAAACCATCGATGGATCTATTTGAATGATGCCTTTTGTGCAGCGTTGGGCCGCAGTAGAGAAGAGTTAATCGGCAAAACAGATTACGACATCCACACCAAGGAGCAAGCCGATATTTTTTGGCAAAAGGATAACTTGGTCCTTGAAACGGGATGCGCCAATTCCAATGAAGAGACTTATACCGATGCTCAGGGAGAGTTGCGCACGATACTGACTCGTAAATCGATCTTCAAAGACAAAAAGAGCGGACAAATTATTGTTGGGATATCTCACGACATCACCGAAAAAAAGCGTGCCGAACAAGCGCTGGCAGATTCACAACGCCGTCTGGCCGACATCATAGAGTTTTTGCCTGATCCAACGTGTGTCATCGACATCGAAGGACGTGTGGTGGCATGGAATCGGGCAATGGAAAAGATGAGCGGCATCAAGAAGGAAAAGATTCTCGGAAAGGGCGACTATGCCTATTCCGTCCCATTTTACGGAGAACCGCGTCCCACCCTCATCGATTTGGTATTAAAGCCGGATAGGGATTATGAAAAGCAATACCTGTCTATAAAGGAAATTAACGG
This Desulfatitalea tepidiphila DNA region includes the following protein-coding sequences:
- a CDS encoding HU family DNA-binding protein, which encodes MNKLELIQALKDAQNLTKPEATKCVDIFFGEMAKALEKGDRVEIRGLCSFHIKTYDSYAGRNPRSGEKVVVKPKKLPFFKVGTELKKRVDR
- a CDS encoding PAS domain-containing protein — encoded protein: MESKPSYAELGQRVKELENELQTKEQFFNNILNNIPDLIFVKDANHRWIYLNDAFCAALGRSREELIGKTDYDIHTKEQADIFWQKDNLVLETGCANSNEETYTDAQGELRTILTRKSIFKDKKSGQIIVGISHDITEKKRAEQALADSQRRLADIIEFLPDPTCVIDIEGRVVAWNRAMEKMSGIKKEKILGKGDYAYSVPFYGEPRPTLIDLVLKPDRDYEKQYLSIKEINGDLFASVAFSSSLGIDGRYFEGTAGKLYNSEGNVVGAIETVRDITAMKRAEQDRERLISELQDALANVRTLKGLLPICSACKKIRDDKGYWTKIEAYIKRHAEVDFSHSLCPECAEKLYGNEDWFKKREDKPKK